A part of Rhodohalobacter barkolensis genomic DNA contains:
- a CDS encoding riboflavin synthase, with translation MFTGIVSEIGDVTEIKKIKGGQELSIKCSFADDVHVDESIAINGVCHTVVSHTDDVFKVQSVEETLRKTNLGDLEVGNPVNLERSLTLNKAIEGHIVQGHVDTTGTIKKIDKDGADLLITIEFPEEYRDYIVGRGSISIDGISLTIARNEGNLFTVAIIPYTWDETNLHAKKIGDRVNLEFDIFGKYIIQYLQNREQK, from the coding sequence ATGTTTACAGGAATAGTATCAGAAATTGGAGACGTAACGGAAATCAAAAAGATAAAAGGCGGACAAGAGCTGTCGATCAAATGTTCGTTTGCAGACGATGTTCATGTGGATGAGAGTATTGCCATTAATGGTGTTTGCCATACAGTCGTTTCCCATACAGATGATGTCTTTAAGGTTCAAAGTGTAGAGGAGACACTTCGTAAAACGAATCTGGGTGATCTTGAAGTAGGGAATCCGGTCAATCTGGAGCGGTCACTAACGCTGAACAAAGCTATTGAAGGGCACATTGTTCAGGGGCATGTGGATACAACAGGGACGATCAAAAAAATTGATAAGGATGGAGCGGATCTGCTGATAACCATTGAATTTCCTGAAGAGTACAGAGATTACATTGTAGGCAGGGGAAGCATTTCGATAGACGGTATCAGCCTGACGATTGCCCGGAATGAGGGAAATCTGTTTACAGTTGCAATTATCCCTTATACGTGGGATGAAACGAATCTGCACGCCAAAAAAATTGGGGATAGAGTCAACCTTGAGTTTGATATCTTTGGCAAATACATCATTCAGTATCTGCAAAATAGAGAGCAAAAATAG
- a CDS encoding putative LPS assembly protein LptD produces MSAQVISDSLRSARIDTIPPAERDSIQAAESDTIPSPRELNDETGQSSQSPQADLQSSPDAVNFQAKDSLTFNFRDQRVANLYGSSNVKHTNGELSAGKIELDLNMSQVEALADNPQDTLSYPILRREQDELRSTRILFNYESERGKFEVAEIEIDDGYLIGTKVKNVSREEVFIEDGIYSTCPPDHMYYYIQADRMKVVEEEEVFFTNARLFILDIPYPLVFPFGYVPAGIESRRSGLLEPTYVYQNTSARGIGLQNLGWFQYFNDYFTAQTSFDLFTSGTFFNESRFQYRNTGQYNGSLTLGYSRERGLEPTDPGFTETTSKRLSLTHDQQLSPYANLSANINLQSSNYFKRNSFDPDERARTNSTSRLSYRYSHPEGSYNFSATSSLNQQLSTNRTRLTGPEFTFSARQFTPFQSDEPGLQDEKWYERISVTYRNNFKSEFEFNPEDADSAEVNWFEALFDPSKYREATDNDRHLQYGFEQRVGLSASQVIPSQFLNISANANLTEYWYPATIRKQWNEEENEIETERVRGFEAARDFSTSLNFNTTFYGVSQMSIGNLEGLRHTVRPNVSFSYSPDFSESSWGYYREVQSDSLGNTQEYSIFEDEIFRGPGRGEQMTMSFGITNIFETKQVKRDSTGEVQSTNLRLIDNLSVNSNYNFAADSLNFGRVNMSLSSRVVDGLRISANASYSVYSRDENGREINTFIWEDGNKYLQPLSYSLNLSTSFNGGSRGPRITTPDYRPYDPLDQTFFSPVDQRFNLQPVQRTGSPWSVGLDFNYRWNYQFGQDARKSAVLNANNIQFNLTPKWRVSTRLGYDFIEKELTPSQFSLQRDMICWNLSFQFNPFGDFQYYFFRLSLSSSQIQGLFQKLPLLNNLERSSSPTGRSPRF; encoded by the coding sequence TTGTCGGCTCAGGTTATTTCAGACTCACTGCGATCGGCAAGAATAGACACGATACCTCCGGCTGAACGCGACAGTATCCAAGCAGCTGAATCCGACACTATCCCGTCACCACGCGAGCTGAATGACGAAACCGGTCAGAGTTCGCAATCACCACAGGCAGACCTACAATCATCACCCGATGCCGTCAACTTTCAGGCAAAAGACTCTTTGACCTTTAACTTCAGGGATCAACGGGTAGCTAACCTATATGGCTCCAGTAATGTAAAGCATACAAACGGCGAACTGAGTGCCGGTAAGATTGAGCTGGATTTAAATATGAGCCAGGTGGAGGCACTTGCCGATAATCCGCAGGATACACTTTCATACCCAATTTTAAGACGCGAGCAGGATGAGTTGAGAAGTACCAGAATCTTATTCAACTACGAATCTGAAAGAGGAAAATTTGAAGTTGCTGAAATTGAAATTGACGACGGTTACCTGATTGGCACTAAAGTTAAAAATGTTTCCCGTGAAGAGGTTTTTATAGAAGACGGGATCTACTCCACCTGTCCGCCGGATCATATGTACTACTACATTCAGGCTGATCGAATGAAGGTGGTTGAAGAAGAGGAAGTCTTTTTCACGAACGCGCGTCTCTTCATACTGGATATTCCCTACCCGCTTGTTTTCCCATTTGGTTATGTACCGGCGGGTATAGAAAGCCGCAGATCCGGTTTGCTCGAGCCCACGTATGTCTATCAAAATACATCTGCCCGGGGTATCGGTTTGCAAAACCTTGGATGGTTTCAATACTTTAATGACTACTTTACGGCTCAAACCTCGTTTGATCTGTTCACGTCCGGTACATTTTTCAATGAGTCCCGTTTTCAGTACAGAAACACCGGACAGTACAACGGTTCACTCACTTTAGGATACTCTCGCGAAAGAGGGCTGGAACCAACAGATCCGGGATTTACAGAAACCACCAGTAAACGGCTATCACTCACTCACGATCAGCAGTTGTCGCCGTATGCAAATCTATCTGCGAACATAAACCTTCAATCATCCAACTACTTCAAGCGAAACTCTTTCGACCCCGATGAAAGAGCTCGAACCAATAGTACATCGCGATTATCATACAGATACAGTCACCCGGAGGGATCGTACAATTTCAGTGCTACTTCCAGCCTCAATCAGCAGTTATCAACCAATAGAACCCGACTTACAGGACCAGAATTCACTTTTTCTGCCCGACAGTTTACGCCCTTTCAGTCTGATGAGCCCGGCTTGCAGGATGAAAAGTGGTATGAAAGAATTTCTGTAACCTATAGAAACAACTTTAAATCTGAGTTTGAGTTCAATCCGGAAGATGCCGATTCGGCAGAAGTAAATTGGTTCGAAGCCTTATTTGATCCATCCAAATACAGAGAGGCTACAGATAACGATCGGCATTTGCAGTACGGTTTTGAACAACGAGTTGGCCTTTCGGCCAGTCAAGTTATTCCCAGCCAGTTTCTGAATATTAGTGCAAATGCAAACCTCACCGAATACTGGTACCCTGCTACAATCCGTAAACAGTGGAATGAAGAGGAAAATGAAATTGAGACGGAACGGGTAAGAGGATTTGAAGCTGCCAGGGATTTTTCCACGAGTCTGAATTTTAACACAACTTTTTATGGTGTATCGCAAATGAGTATCGGAAATTTGGAAGGACTGAGACATACCGTTCGTCCAAATGTCAGCTTCAGCTATAGTCCTGATTTTTCTGAATCGTCCTGGGGGTATTATCGGGAGGTTCAATCCGATTCACTTGGCAATACTCAGGAGTATTCCATCTTTGAAGATGAGATTTTTCGAGGACCCGGCCGGGGTGAGCAGATGACCATGTCGTTTGGTATCACCAATATTTTTGAAACCAAGCAGGTGAAGCGAGACTCTACAGGTGAAGTTCAGTCAACAAACTTACGATTGATTGATAATCTGTCTGTTAACTCAAACTATAATTTTGCTGCAGACAGCCTGAATTTTGGCCGCGTTAATATGTCGCTCTCTTCTCGAGTAGTAGATGGGTTGCGAATTTCGGCAAATGCTTCATATTCAGTTTATTCCAGAGATGAAAACGGACGTGAAATCAACACTTTTATCTGGGAAGATGGAAATAAATATCTGCAGCCATTGAGTTACAGCCTGAATCTATCAACCAGCTTCAATGGTGGCAGCAGAGGTCCACGAATTACAACCCCCGATTATCGTCCCTACGACCCGCTGGATCAGACATTTTTCAGTCCAGTGGATCAACGGTTCAATCTGCAACCTGTACAGCGAACCGGCTCTCCCTGGAGCGTTGGATTAGACTTCAACTACCGCTGGAACTATCAGTTTGGACAGGACGCCAGAAAAAGCGCCGTTCTCAACGCTAATAATATTCAATTTAACCTAACGCCCAAATGGCGTGTAAGCACTCGATTGGGATATGACTTCATCGAAAAAGAGTTAACCCCATCACAGTTCAGCCTGCAACGGGATATGATCTGCTGGAATCTCTCTTTCCAGTTTAATCCATTCGGAGACTTCCAGTATTACTTCTTCCGGTTGTCACTATCAAGTTCTCAGATTCAGGGACTATTCCAGAAACTGCCACTGTTAAACAACCTGGAAAGAAGCTCATCACCTACCGGTCGATCCCCAAGATTTTAA
- a CDS encoding ROK family protein — protein MISIGIDLGGTNIKAALVDHKKGFLQTTSIPTHADLGKEHVFDRIALAVKDLVEEHNADPIGVGMGLPGMVSLDRKTVKNPPNLPGWKVENVADEIFKRTGYKCVIENDANLAALGSAHFGKGKAFNSFIMVTLGTGVGGGIIIDKKIYRGTTGMAGELGHVIINYHGPLSNSNTRGGIEAYLGQRFLSRFAADTIRQNPENSLYSKFHKNFDKLEPVDLYHAAEDGNELGIDILRQAGEKLGYAIVNYVHILDIRKIVVSGGVAKAGRWLLQPAEETALKYLMPPFREEFEIIDESLGNDAALLGAASLAFEELR, from the coding sequence ATGATTTCCATCGGGATTGACTTAGGAGGAACGAACATTAAGGCAGCTTTGGTAGACCACAAAAAGGGCTTCCTGCAGACGACCTCAATTCCCACACACGCCGATTTAGGGAAAGAGCACGTTTTTGACAGAATTGCGTTGGCCGTAAAGGATTTGGTTGAAGAGCATAATGCAGACCCTATTGGAGTTGGGATGGGATTACCCGGAATGGTAAGCCTGGATCGAAAAACTGTAAAAAATCCACCCAATCTACCCGGTTGGAAGGTGGAAAATGTTGCCGATGAAATTTTTAAACGCACGGGTTATAAGTGCGTGATCGAAAATGATGCAAATCTTGCCGCCCTTGGATCTGCTCATTTTGGAAAAGGCAAAGCATTCAACAGTTTTATCATGGTTACCCTTGGCACCGGTGTTGGCGGGGGAATCATTATTGACAAGAAAATCTACCGGGGTACTACAGGAATGGCCGGAGAACTTGGTCATGTAATTATCAATTACCACGGCCCACTTTCTAACAGTAATACGCGCGGAGGCATAGAGGCCTATTTAGGACAGCGCTTCTTAAGTCGTTTTGCCGCGGATACGATTCGTCAGAATCCCGAGAATTCACTCTATTCCAAATTCCACAAAAATTTTGATAAACTGGAACCCGTTGATTTATACCATGCAGCCGAAGACGGTAATGAACTGGGAATAGATATTCTACGTCAGGCCGGAGAAAAACTGGGTTATGCTATTGTCAACTACGTTCACATACTTGATATCCGCAAAATTGTTGTGAGTGGTGGAGTAGCAAAAGCCGGCAGATGGTTACTGCAACCGGCAGAGGAAACAGCGTTGAAATATTTGATGCCTCCTTTTAGAGAGGAATTTGAAATCATCGACGAATCACTTGGAAATGATGCCGCACTTCTGGGAGCAGCCAGCCTTGCTTTTGAAGAACTCCGTTGA
- a CDS encoding FtsB family cell division protein — MKTHYLNPLRWKRSILVSVLVAFIAIWFLFIDTYSVFTRAQLNFKKDELIEKTEEYKQQTAELEKKIEELENNPDLLEKIAREEYGMRKPDEKVYRINSAE, encoded by the coding sequence ATGAAAACCCATTACTTAAATCCTCTTCGCTGGAAACGTTCCATTCTGGTAAGCGTATTAGTCGCTTTTATTGCCATATGGTTTCTGTTTATAGATACCTATAGTGTATTTACCAGGGCTCAGCTCAATTTTAAAAAAGATGAGCTCATCGAAAAAACAGAAGAGTACAAACAACAAACAGCGGAACTGGAAAAGAAAATAGAAGAACTGGAAAACAATCCGGATTTGCTCGAAAAAATTGCCCGTGAGGAGTATGGAATGAGAAAACCGGATGAAAAAGTTTACCGGATTAATTCAGCTGAGTAA
- a CDS encoding HIT family protein: MATIFTKIIKGEIPCYKIAESETHYSFLDINPIAEGHTLIVPKKEVDYLFDLSDDLLGDTMIFAKKVAKGIDKALNPIRTGIIVEGLEVPHAHIHLVPIYKESQEVSLKRKVDVSEDRMKELADLISKAVEI; the protein is encoded by the coding sequence ATGGCAACTATATTCACGAAAATTATAAAGGGCGAGATCCCCTGCTACAAAATCGCGGAGAGTGAAACTCATTACTCATTTTTAGATATCAACCCGATTGCCGAGGGTCATACTTTGATTGTACCTAAAAAGGAAGTCGATTATCTATTTGATCTTTCGGATGATCTTTTGGGTGATACCATGATCTTTGCAAAGAAGGTTGCAAAAGGGATCGATAAGGCGTTGAATCCGATCAGAACGGGAATAATCGTGGAGGGACTTGAAGTTCCACATGCACATATTCATCTGGTGCCGATCTATAAAGAATCTCAGGAAGTCTCCCTGAAACGGAAAGTGGACGTGTCGGAAGACAGAATGAAAGAGCTGGCTGATCTGATTTCTAAAGCTGTGGAGATCTGA
- the aroQ gene encoding type II 3-dehydroquinate dehydratase: MKILVLNGPNLNMLGKRDPEVYGSETLTDIEENLQGEYPNVDFEFLQSNHEGELIDAIQKARDGSVDALIANWGGFTHSSVAIHDALELLEIPKVEVHLSNIHAREEFRERSITGKAMNGIITGFGSISYTLGVEAALKILANR; the protein is encoded by the coding sequence ATGAAAATTCTTGTACTGAACGGACCAAACTTGAATATGCTTGGGAAGCGTGACCCTGAAGTGTATGGATCTGAAACACTGACGGATATTGAAGAGAATCTGCAAGGTGAATATCCCAATGTCGATTTTGAGTTCCTGCAGAGCAATCACGAAGGAGAGCTGATCGATGCCATTCAAAAAGCAAGAGATGGGTCTGTTGATGCCCTGATTGCAAACTGGGGCGGATTCACCCACTCATCGGTTGCCATCCACGATGCACTGGAACTTCTGGAGATTCCCAAAGTGGAAGTTCACCTGTCTAATATCCATGCGCGGGAAGAGTTCCGTGAGCGATCCATTACCGGAAAAGCGATGAATGGAATCATAACAGGATTCGGCTCGATCAGTTATACGCTGGGTGTTGAAGCTGCACTGAAAATCCTGGCCAACCGATAA
- a CDS encoding lipopolysaccharide biosynthesis protein has translation MQKLKELFSDTLIYGISSVLARFINYLLVPLHTGVFNTAQYGVIGLVYAAIAFLNVVFTFGMESAYLRYAENRKEAASVFKTLQTGLLIFASLLCVILYLTMPALLPLLNLGEETSVIFLMMLGILWFDTLSIVPMAELRLTRRAYLFAVLKTLNVLINLALNFYLILSLGWGIEAVFFANLAGSFVMTVLVWISTADLLKGSFSKQWMKTAFEFGWPFVPSGIGFVVNEMLDRFLLNGMDPANTERLYGLGTTPEDIVGIYNACYKLAVFMLLLVQMYRMAWQPFFMRHAKDGESRKLFGQAFIWYNAFSALLFLGVALLKEQIVAIPIPGTEATLIDSAYWGGLEIVPFLLLAYWFHGWYINFSSGVFIKEKTRVFYKITLMGAAVTIIANLILIPYFGMTGSAVATLLSYGAMATTLGVYSKKVMEVPYRLPESFGLMAVMAALVFAEPMVMNLFNNGWLLSKIVITFIGLIAIATYLKVLLHNSEKELL, from the coding sequence GTGCAAAAACTTAAAGAACTCTTTTCGGATACATTGATCTACGGCATCAGCAGTGTGCTGGCGCGGTTTATCAACTATCTGCTGGTTCCGCTGCACACCGGTGTGTTCAACACGGCTCAGTATGGTGTGATTGGATTGGTGTATGCCGCCATCGCCTTTCTGAATGTGGTATTCACGTTTGGAATGGAGTCGGCTTACCTGCGTTATGCGGAAAACCGAAAAGAAGCTGCTTCCGTTTTTAAAACGCTTCAAACCGGCCTTTTAATTTTTGCATCTCTTCTCTGTGTGATCCTTTATCTCACAATGCCGGCACTTTTGCCTCTGCTGAATCTCGGTGAAGAGACATCCGTCATCTTTTTGATGATGCTCGGTATCCTTTGGTTTGATACGCTCTCTATTGTGCCGATGGCGGAACTTCGCTTAACCAGAAGAGCGTATCTTTTTGCGGTTCTGAAGACCCTGAATGTGCTGATCAACCTGGCGCTCAACTTTTATCTTATTCTCTCTCTGGGATGGGGAATTGAAGCGGTCTTTTTTGCAAATCTGGCAGGGTCATTTGTAATGACGGTTCTGGTCTGGATTTCTACGGCTGATCTGCTCAAGGGATCATTCAGTAAACAGTGGATGAAAACCGCGTTTGAGTTTGGCTGGCCGTTTGTTCCTTCAGGTATCGGTTTTGTGGTGAATGAGATGCTGGATCGCTTTCTTCTGAATGGAATGGATCCGGCAAACACCGAGCGGCTGTATGGCTTGGGAACTACCCCGGAAGATATTGTAGGAATCTATAATGCCTGTTATAAGCTTGCAGTATTTATGCTGCTGCTCGTTCAGATGTACCGAATGGCCTGGCAGCCATTTTTTATGCGTCATGCAAAGGATGGAGAGTCGCGCAAGCTTTTTGGTCAGGCGTTTATCTGGTACAATGCGTTCTCGGCCCTGCTCTTTCTGGGTGTGGCTCTGTTGAAAGAGCAGATCGTAGCCATTCCAATTCCCGGCACCGAGGCTACGCTGATTGACAGTGCCTATTGGGGAGGACTGGAAATTGTGCCGTTTCTCCTACTGGCATATTGGTTTCATGGCTGGTATATCAACTTTTCGTCCGGGGTATTTATCAAGGAGAAGACAAGGGTATTCTATAAAATCACCCTGATGGGAGCGGCAGTAACGATCATCGCCAACCTGATTCTGATTCCCTACTTCGGTATGACCGGCTCCGCAGTAGCCACACTTCTTAGCTACGGTGCGATGGCTACAACGCTGGGAGTCTATAGCAAAAAAGTGATGGAGGTGCCGTATCGTCTTCCGGAGAGCTTTGGGTTGATGGCGGTGATGGCAGCGTTGGTTTTTGCTGAACCGATGGTTATGAATCTATTCAACAATGGATGGCTGCTATCAAAAATAGTCATCACTTTCATCGGCCTGATTGCTATTGCAACCTATCTGAAAGTTCTGCTCCACAATTCTGAAAAGGAATTGTTGTAA